The Setaria italica strain Yugu1 chromosome VIII, Setaria_italica_v2.0, whole genome shotgun sequence genome includes the window TTACtaatggcttgcattattttctcgaagtagcaaaagcgaacaagctagaaaatgggttcgtatgttgtccatgcttccaatgcaataacaagaaggtgTAACACCTGGGTGCTTAAACGGTGTTTTAATCGTAAGAACAAGTCCTTTGTGCTTAAAGAAGAGCTTTGGCAACTTTCAGGCAAGTGGAAGTACCATTTTTCCCCTCACAAGAAGCCCATCAAAAATCCGGTATACCAATTTGTGTTGTTTTGTCCAAAATTCAGGTCAAAGtcccctagtttggtcaactcagcctcctttagcAATTCCAGCTAAGTCTGGATCAGCCCGACCTGGCGCCTTAGGGCGGGTTTATCTTTTGAAAGTTGAGCAGAACAACAGAAAGTCCCTttgtaaaagttggagaactaagttcctacaacaactttgctaattggaccttggttCAATTCACCTTCGAAGCTTCCCAGATctgcagctcaagtcagccCCGAACCCTAAAAACCAGCCAAGCAaccgtttttctctaagtctcgGAAACCGgcattcctccaaactttggagctttgaatctccaaatccacaatgtttttgaactcggtcaaattacaaaagttggaccttgatctgtgtactacaactcttgtaaagggagtcaacgtgACGCAGTTTGAAAATCAGGAGATCAAGACGCttgaagatgggcccggcaaaggatctcgcggatccgtcGGCCAGACaacgccagagcgcgcgtgcacCGCGCTCCAaagtgccgccgccgcgtggcgtgacctcgctggcgagcgccgcctcgcccagccgctggccgcgacaagatgggtCGACGCACCTCGCTCCCCAGTCGCGCGCGACGTCGACCCGCGGTCCTCCGCTCTGTCCCATTTTGtctcgcccgaggcctcgccgaTCGCGCCAGGCGCACTGCCCGTAGCTTCGCCATCGCCCCGGCCACTCTACGACCGAAGACCGGCCGCTACCACGGTGGTGCCGCCTCACCTCCCGTGCGCATCTGCCCCACCCGGATCTCCGGTCGCGCGCCTCAACGCCTTCCGGCCCACCCGTCACACCCCAATCGCGTTGCCCGCGTGCGCGCCCCACGACGCTGCTGCCTCCGCCAACCGCCACGCAGGAAGTGACAGCTCCTTCCCCCACCTCGCCAGTAGCATGCCCCGGCAGAGCCACTAGTCTCGCGCATGCTCGCGtcacaccgctcgccctgtcacctcacctgcagcgccctccctgcagtgcccttccctccctcctgtccgccaatggcgctGCCACCATTAAAGGCCGCGACCACACACGCGCATAGACCTAGCAGATCCGCGTGCCCAGCAAACCTGCTTTGCCCccagccccaaatccttgctgcccaaccagggcaagatttcgtccgagctcgccaatggaggcgccgaccaatcgccgccgcgacagagcacttcctctccctcgatcttatcctctcactCACTCGAGCTCGTTTTCTTCCTCCAAACACTTCCGtgcatctataaaaaggtaccgaagccacttaccggagttccctttgccaccaccgccattgccgcactacctgctctgtttttctccaccgcactcaccgccgcacttggagctgccactTAGGCCAGCCCCGCACCACGACTCCTTCACCGTCAGCTTTGTGTTGGTCATCTGGAGCTCGCCAACCTGCTCAAGGAGCCTTCAAGGCCTCTGTCTCGCCggatcgccgccgcccgaaACTTACCGCCTTCCGCCGTTCcgcctcggcttgtttcttcccaacCCTAAGACCTCGTTagtaggaccggaggtgagctgccgacccctttccagctcttcccgACTCTGAGTCATCCACGAAAGTGACCAGACcttgtccgcctcacccgagtgctatctgcctcgcccgagtgttgtccgcctcggCCGAGGGCTTGGTTGTGTCTTTTCTTtagaccaagggtatctgtgttaaattccgaggacttctctgtgtaaatctgaggatcctggtatagttattccttaagtctaagggttagattgtaagttttccccgatccgactcttttaactcgtttTAAATTGATAGAaacttggaaattacatcttaaattgaggaaaaattagaaaaatgtgaaatcactttggttggaatcctggttctgagtagaatccaataaagtgggtttcacaccttttcctatagtttttcTATAGTTTTgagtttaaatccttgcaaatactgttgaaatcaccgtctaagtgtcttacccttgcattgcatctcaTGTAGAGTTGAACTTCGctgacggcacatacgagctacacccggtgcccGAAGAAGGAGCCATAGCTGAGCCGCCACCTACAAGAGTCGAGCCCGTGcacgccgaggaccagttcgctactaCCCTgattgaaggcaagccccggagcataacccgatttttctaaacttgcgcatgccttctgttgttatgtgtgtgcatttacatttacaAGAGTTGTTTGGAAACTCTAGTTGCATAATCCTAGGTTCCTTTattctgaatactagtatgacatGATCTCGAGTAGCtactttgcttaaataggactcggtaaaagtcgagtgatttcttgtcactcgcgagttataggaattgcttgctttctttttgcaacaactataaggatgatggacagggcagggctctatgaactattttggtggtcggtggattgccccgtctgtctacatgaaattggattaaggtcgaaaagtgatggtgttcgtgatcaagtgcttgaaagtactaatctcatacctagtatgggatgaggaagcctagtacctgattgaaccaggatgtGAGCGGTtcattccactgtctctggaatgaagttcccttgcgaccgcatgtggtgacaagagcagtcatagaatggcagaggtcgggtctgtggagccttgtatcaatggaagtgggcccgacacgggtctaggaattgatggggatggccgataAGTGAAGTGACCCTTcatggtgtgcggatgtcgtgagattaggttcaccatgcatggttaagaaattcaaaccggttcgtctgcctctcacagtttgggactacttgatcgttatgctacactgagtaagaatgaaagatgatgacgATCTAATAGGGTTATTTGCactaattgcttggaaaactatgcttgtttagtatagctacTAACTTAGAATGGTGaacaacagtagaacttgtggctaaaatattgaaagtaaggacctacactagtcgcttttggcaaaacaaacccagaTCGCATCATCATGGATctgggctcaaatttcaacaatcacaagttctgggagtactgtgagaaTAATGGGATCGACGTTCGGtacgtctctgtcgctcatccgtaggccaacggccaggttgagcgtgccaactGGATGGTAtttgaagctctcaagaaaagactacatgatatTGGTAACACcgaaggaggcaagtggctcaagtagctacccaatgtcctctggggctTTGCACACAACCGTGCAAACCTACAAGGCACTCGCCCATCCTTCCTACTGATGTCacgtggaaatctccagtagttgAGCAATACGAGGAAGGTGCAGCTGAACAAACAAGGCATCTTCATATAGACAAccttgaagaagctcgctgtgaagcactcgtccagtcagcaagataccttgaaggaatctgcCGCTACcacgatcgcaacatcaaagaacgttcgttgaACACAGGCGACACGATCCTCAACCGTATTCAAGACActaaggggctgcacaagctaaactcgctTTGGGAGGGGCCttacatcatctccaaggtcactggacctgggtcgtacaagttccaaactctcactggtgaagaagtcgataactcatggaacatcgaacACTCGTGTTGATTCTACCCATTGTCTACATACTCATGTAAACTGGCTATCGGCCACGGTTCTATAGTTACAATCTaaataaagcagagttattaTTTGTCACAAAAGACTAGTCTCTGCCCACTCGCAACTTGTGTCCATAAGTTTGCACACTCATCTTTcaggttattcaactcattAGATAGCAGCAACTTGCGTAAAAAGCAAGCCTGTGCATACCAtctcgagctattcagctccttggacaaatctgtccatTTATGGTCTTCGCAGACAGAAGACGTCAAACTACTTGGGAGTTACCTACACTACTCGAGTCCTTATCTTGACAAGTCTATCTAgttgcagcttgtaataacaagtttgcaattTTCAGATCTTCGGAGCACAGCACCCAGACAACCCAGataggttgcaaaggtaggctccagaccatgaagtcctgaagagtctactcgactgaagagtttgactacccacATACATGAGTACTAGAGCTCCACAAACAGGAGTCACATCCTAAAAGATACTCTATAGTGTATTTGAAGAGGCTCCCAGGAACAGCCTTGTGCAtggacactcacgactaccgcACGAGCAAACATCTAGGTAGTCCGTGAGATGCACTGAACCTAAGGAATTaaacaagtcgacaagcaagCAAAAATTGCGACAAGACATCAAACAATCTGCATTAACataacttgtttatattacaGACAATTGTTTTTGCAGAtcactcaaggtctatctgaccGGCTACTTCTTGAGAAatgggagccatctcctccaagtaCTGCTGGATCcgctcatcagagcagtcctcGGCAATGCCTTCTGCCATAGGTGCCAAGTTGGCTTGTGGGTAGAACGACTTCACCATCGCTAGTAGTTGCTTAGAGATGGACTCCGCAGTCTTCTTCACATAGCTGGTAAACTTCTCGAGTACTCCCTTGAGTATCTCCACCAAGGGTcggggctccacaccttcctccgggggctccaccatgtcagcaatGGGTTGAGAGTGAgaagtggagggagggaggaagtgagagaggcggcggccagcgccggggagggaggggccggccgccgtcgccggggggAGCGCTAAGAGtagaggggagagggagagggtggagagaaagggagaggacgGAGTCCAGGCAGAGGGAGAGGGTGAGTTCAGGAAGATAAGATGGGCTAGGAAGATAAGATAAGATGAGTCCAGGCGGAGGAGATAGGGATGGGTAACCCTCTTTAGTACAGGTTGTTTGAGCTCCAGTCGGTAGGTTACCCATAATTACCAGGTGGAGCCTCCATCCGATACTAAAGGCCATTaggcacattagtatcgggtgaaggctccacccggtactaatgggtgacctttagtatcggttgaagctcccaaccggtactaaaaggggtcaCGAGGGGCTCCTAGGGAACTAGCCATcagacccagtactaatgctcagATTAGCACcaggtcaaaaaccaaccggtactgagggctaggaccaatgctcaaTTTTCCAGCAGTGTAGTTCAATCCAAAAGATTTGTTTTAGTAATTCAATCCAAATGATTAATCTGATAAAAGAAGCTGGGCTAGCGCAGGCTTCCTCGGATCTCAAACATGAGTTAGTTGCAATTACTTTATTTAATAGCACCGCCAAAATTCTATCTCGAGGCCTCATGCCCTAGTATCATATTCAGTTCAACCCAAAATCCTAAGCTCCTAGAAAAATATGGGTAATTCACTTACGCTTCAAACTGTTCGAATACTCCAAATTGTGGACAAGTAACTGGATTAAGATACCTTTATTGCAGATAGTCAATACAGTACACGAGCTCTTTGAAATCAACCCAGCAACTACATACGACAACTCTTCAGTTCAACAAAGGGTTCGGTTATTCTTAGATCCTGATTAGTACAAACACTCACTGTATGTAACTGGTAGCTGTGAAGCTGGGGCACAACCATGCCAATATCTCAGAGGCTGCCATTCACAATTTCAGTCTCCTTGAGAGGTTTGCGGCCCAAGACAAAGAAATTTGCAGTGAAGATCCCTTCCCTGAAATCATGTAGCACCCGTCAGTTTGATGAAATTTTTATTTGGTTaattgtttttgtttttataGAGGACAATTTGGTTATTTACTTGTGCAGCACCAATCAGAAAGTGTTTGCTGTCATTGGCCGTCGCTAAAAGTCATATATTGGCTCTCTATAAAAGTGAAAGGCGGACTTACCGGCCGCCCTTTAGAAGGCCTTCAGAGGCACTCTGAAGGAAGTTGTATATTTCCACGCTGCCTGCTGGAGCAATATGGAGAAACTCTAGTATATTGACCTAAGAAAAAAGGATTAGTGCACACGGTTAAATGCCAAAGACCAAAAACGGTAGATCATTTAACTAAATAGGAAATTATCTTAAAGGATATTTATTTAGTTTTACAATTGCACGAGTCATGATGCGTCCAGGACGTGTGCATTGGAAGCTAGTCAATGACAATTTGTTGGGATCCATCATCCGGTACCATGGGCAAGGAAAATCTTCAGCAAGATCCTTTGCGAAGATGACCTTTTTCAATAATAAAGAGACAAAATCATTCTAGTTGACATGGATCTTTGATGGTAAAAGTATCTGGATGATAGAGTGTAGTACCTCGAATCCTGCATCATTCATAGCCTGAACACATTGGCGAGTGGTACGAATGTCAGGTAGGCCATCGCCAAGCTCAATCTCAGCCTTGATGGCCAAATGTCTAGCATTGCTTGGATCAAACCAGTCGGTCAAGCACCATTCATCTAGTGCAAAATACTTCCCAGGTTTCAGCACTCGATAGATCTCACTGTAGACGCCTTGCTGCAATAATCCGGACGAAAAATCATAATCAACAATACATACGTATTTTCATGATTTGGATAGAATTATGTTGCACATAGCCATACTGCATCAGGTGCATGAGGGGTGGCCTGTAATGCATAGGCCGCCTCAAAGGTGTTATCAGCGATTGGCATGTTCATGAAGTCCCCCTGCAATTACAGAGAAGATATATAAGCCATTATTGTCTCTCCTTCGCTAGCTAAAACCAACAAATGCAACGAAGAAAACCATAAGAGAACTACAGATTGCAACATACCTTCAAGAAGCAGCATTGCTCACTTAAACCTGCTGAAAAAATGAGCTCCTGCAACAAAAATGTTAAGTGCCAAGACGCTAAAATGCAATAATCGTTTTCTGTATTCCTGGAACAAAATGTTTCATATATATACCTTGCCCCTTGAAATTTGGTAGTCGTTGTTGTTCAGTCCAGTTATCAGTGTTGAGCTACAATAAATATATAGTGTCAAAAATTCATATGCTCAACGTGATGTCCAtgttttaattaatttattgggCAATGAAACTTCATTTTGATCATTACCTAAACCGGGCAATTTCTATTAAAGGTCCCCCAATTCCACATCCCACGTCTAGGACCTGCCAAAAAAGATTTTATTATGTTATCATGGACGATATTCTAATTACTAAAACAAAAGGTAAGGGTTTATACAAGGTGTTTAGACTTTTTATTAACTCCATAGGTTTCATAATTAAGGCTGTATATTTCTGGTAATAGAGGGAAAAGCAAGTGCCCCTAGACTTTCCTTGGAATGTAACACCTATCATTTGAATCTTTTGCGATGCTACTCAATATCCTCTATAGTTAATTAGACAAACAATTTTGTTGTCCACCAACCTTCATTCCCTTCCTGAGCCCAAGTTGTAGTGCAATAAAATGCTGGTGACGCTTAGTGCATTCGCGTAAAGTCTCACCCTGCCAACTGAAATACAAACATGGGATCGCAGCAGGTGAATTACTAAAAATGTGATGATAACTTGGCATCAGGAATAAGAGAAACGGGTTGCGCTTATGTCAATATTAACTAGAGCGAGTAACGTAGCTGACCCGCCAGCAAAATGGAAGGAGTCGCCCCATCCATATTCGTAGAAGCCAGTGGCAAGATCATAGTACTTATTTGCCTGATTCATTCAACAGGAATTGTGCATATACGATTTTGAGTCCAAAACCATAATAAACCATTTAAGGGAATAATAATTAACTAATTAATGTTGTTGAATGGAAATTGAAATCTACCAAATCAGCATAATTTGACTTCCTTAATTCCTTTTCACCTCCATGTAGGTCGTGGTACTTCACATACCTGATAACAATTAAGAACTCGATCATATAATGTGCTAGGTATTCCCTCCATCCGAAAAGTGTGCCCTTTTAGAAAACTTCAGACACTATAGTAGTGGTGAAAATGTCTATATTGACCCTAATAACTAATACTAATTTTGATTGAAAATCTTGTTGTTTGTTTAGTTTTCTGGATCCTAAATAAATTCACATGGATTGGAACCAAAGAAATAACatcaattgatcatttgattAGCTCTACGTGCTTCTCCATATGCTTTTTATTATTGGTGTAAGTGTTGCTTTAATTAGATAAGATTTACTAGGAGGTAAAAGGGCACTCTTTGTGGGATAAATTTTAGAGTATAAAAGATACTCTTTGCGGGACGGAGGTGGTAGGATGACTAAAATGTATGCAAATTAAAGGCAAGTTGAAAAACTAGAAAAAGGAAATGGTTACTATCATTAATATTATCATTCTCTAAAGCCTGTAATACATTCATGGGTCCCAAGAAGGAATAGCACTGTGAATATGTGTAAATGCTACAAATTTGTCCAGAACATCCTTAGCTAGCGTCCCTATCAGGCCACCTACCCATCCATCTCAAAACTTAGCAACAAATTTCGAGCCCTCTTTTCTTATTGGAACGAGCCTCAGTGCACCGTGCAGCCGTCCTTCTGCTGTTGCTCCCGGAGAAGAGAGGTTAGGGGTTGAGTTTTCAGGATTAGGATTGGGCCACCGGAATCAGAGAAGGGTAGGGCCTAAAGGGATAGCTTTGGTTGGCGGTGGCTAGTGGTTgttagaaagaagaaaagaaatagacAGACGAAGAATGAAGAAAGGGAGGTGGAAGACCAACAGTACAGTGTGAATGCTAACTCCAACCTCTCAATGAGCGCCGAGTCAGAAACGTGGGTGGGACCAGACTGAGCCTTTGGCTTCATGGAGGTGTTCGTGACCCA containing:
- the LOC101753762 gene encoding cycloartenol-C-24-methyltransferase 1, whose product is MAKSGTLDLARGMGGSVRKEDVKSTVDQYVKYHDLHGGEKELRKSNYADLANKYYDLATGFYEYGWGDSFHFAGGWQGETLRECTKRHQHFIALQLGLRKGMKVLDVGCGIGGPLIEIARFSSTLITGLNNNDYQISRGKELIFSAGLSEQCCFLKGDFMNMPIADNTFEAAYALQATPHAPDAQGVYSEIYRVLKPGKYFALDEWCLTDWFDPSNARHLAIKAEIELGDGLPDIRTTRQCVQAMNDAGFEVIFAKDLAEDFPCPWYRMMDPNKLSLTSFQCTRPGRIMTRAIVNILEFLHIAPAGSVEIYNFLQSASEGLLKGGREGIFTANFFVLGRKPLKETEIVNGSL